From Coffea arabica cultivar ET-39 chromosome 2e, Coffea Arabica ET-39 HiFi, whole genome shotgun sequence, the proteins below share one genomic window:
- the LOC113732349 gene encoding putative disease resistance RPP13-like protein 1 isoform X1 encodes MTQALQVTTKMKDGDQMKESNKEVIFDKLASVDLKKFARSEGLDTQLKRWIQVLSLIQAVLDDAEDKQNMRIAVKHWLDDLQDLAYDMDDVIDEFSTEACRRKLMEAHGSTSKVRKAKIPSCCTNFSVKDYKFNRKMAPKVDEITRRLESMKEQIKILHLAETVAKRPNKNRDRLPSTSLVESYVYGRENDKEELLKLLLSNESSDDQVVVIPIVGMGGVGKTTLAQMVYNDDRVNEFFDSKAWACVSDDFDIVGVTKTILKAITRGGCDYEDLNMVQVKLSEALTRKRFLIVLDDVWNEKYEDWDILRRPFLVGSSGSKIIVTTRHHRVASVMSSTAGYSLKELTDDESLWLLARHALGRTNFDRHPNLEGIGRSIVRKCKNLPLAVKTLGGLLRARSTPDEWTDILNSEIWEIKEDQSDILPALRLSYYHLPAHLKPCFAYCSIFPKDYEFDKYELVLLWMAEGFLEESKASDLMEDTGDNYFKELLMRSFFQQSSSASSRFVMHDLINDLARYVAGDFCSRLTDDLEENIKCTILDKVRYTSFTSSMYGASQKFKTLQKAKHLRSFLPVSGKYDGDFYIAKKVITELLLELRYPRVLSFSGYSISDLPNSIGELIHLRYLNLSGTSLKVLPESLSNLCNLQTLRLRDCWGLINLPVGIRKLINLRHLENFNTSQLHEMPSGIDQLTSLQTLSKVVVSKNGGFRLNDLGNLSLLAGSLAILELQNVTNVQEARDANLKNKRDLDNIVLAWNSEYDGSLSKVLQQDLLEALRPHTNLTSLEIEFYKGDKFSSWVGDSSFTKLEEVSLRGCTHCKCLPSLGQLPALKDLSIQTMLEVKAVGTELCGKDCSWEFSFPLLESLTFDDMPEWEEWTCLSSAGENECHFPLLQKLCISRCPKLKSIPVLQLPSLSELKLQKCSVGIAKCLYNLTSLNNLDFRQIIGLASLEDAFMQFPSGLEDITLRECHQLKNLWGSSNTVNLVQLKSLVVSECSQLSSLEELAVLPMLKYLKIESCSALLSLPTLSGLNTLEISSCSALSCLPMDKLLLPQLRNLGIRHCQKLNLTPEIVIEDTSTSIESLEIVGCPCLNLRTMLGSVYSFASLRFLDIRDCDYDLDQLPTPSLERLSLCRCKNVSYLPSGLGRLRSLLLYSCSSPLLFPQGDFPPTLKFLDIEAGENLQLKPLSEWGLNRLTFLERFYIRGGYPGLESFSGSGDDGLALLPPTLRSVAIGDLRNLKSLSTFLRGLTALRYLHIFNCPELGSLPKESLRNPLQTLVINKCPLLEKRCLMDRGDYWPMIEDIPCVEIRSDGIKSGSMHFFSYHSD; translated from the exons ATGACCCAAGCATTGCAGGTCACTACGAAAATGAAGGATGGAGATCAGATGAAAGAGAGCAATAAAGAG GTGATATTTGACAAGCTTGCTTCTGTGGATTTGAAGAAATTTGCACGCTCAGAAGGCTTAGATACTCAGCTGAAACGATGGATCCAAGTGCTATCCCTGATTCAGGCAGTGCTTGATGATGCAGAGGACAAGCAGAATATGAGGATTGCTGTGAAGCACTGGCTAGATGATCTTCAGGATTTGGCATATGATATGGATGATGTGATCGACGAATTCTCCACTGAAGCTTGTCGAAGAAAGTTGATGGAAGCTCATGGCTCTACTAGCAAGGTAAGAAAGGCTAAAATCCCTTCCTGTTGTACAAATTTTTCTGTTAAAGATTATAAGTTCAACAGAAAAATGGCTCCCAAGGTGGATGAAATAACTAGAAGATTGGAGAGCATGAAAGAACAAATCAAAATCCTCCATTTGGCAGAGACTGTAGCAAAGAGGCCGAACAAAAATAGGGATAGATTGCCATCAACTTCCTTGGTGGAGTCTTATGTTTATGGTCGAGAGAATGACAAAGAAGAGCTGCTGAAATTGCTCCTTTCAAATGAATCGAGTGATGATCAAGTGGTTGTGATACCAATTGTTGGCATGGGAGGGGTTGGTAAAACAACTCTTGCTCAAATGGTGTACAATGATGACAGAGTCAACGAATTTTTCGATTCCAAGGCTTGGGCTTGTGTTTCAGATGATTTTGACATTGTTGGGGTAACAAAGACAATCCTTAAAGCAATCACACGAGGTGGCTGTGATTATGAGGATCTGAATATGGTTCAAGTGAAACTGAGTGAGGCCTTGACCAGGAAGAGGTTTCTAATTGTTTTAGATGATGTTTGGAATGAAAAATACGAGGACTGGGACATCCTGCGCCGCCCATTTCTAGTTGGTTCATCTGGGAGCAAGATAATTGTCACCACTCGGCATCATAGGGTGGCATCAGTAATGTCTTCCACTGCTGGATATAGTCTGAAGGAGTTGACAGATGATGAAAGCTTATGGTTACTGGCAAGACATGCACTAGGAAGGACAAATTTTGACAGGCACCCCAATCTAGAAGGCATTGGTAGGAGTATTGTAAGGAAATGTAAGAACTTGCCCTTGGCCGTGAAGACTCTTGGAGGGCTGTTGCGTGCTAGATCGACCCCAGATGAATGGACGGATATACTGAACAGTGAGATATGGGAAATAAAAGAGGATCAAAGTGATATTCTTCCAGCACTAAGATTAAGCTATTATCATCTTCCTGCCCATCTAAAACCGTGCTTTGCTTACTGCTCCATATTTCCCAAGGACTATGAGTTTGACAAATATGAGCTTGTATTGCTCTGGATGGCAGAGGGTTTTCTCGAGGAATCAAAAGCAAGTGATCTTATGGAGGACACAGGGGACAATTATTTTAAGGAGCTACTAATGAGGTCCTTCTTCCAGCAGTCAAGTTCCGCTAGTTCACGTTTTGTGATGCATGACCTTATTAACGATCTAGCTAGATATGTTGCTGGAGATTTTTGTTCCAGACTGACAGACGACTTGGAAGAGAACATCAAATGCACGATTCTTGACAAGGTTAGGTACACATCATTCACAAGTTCAATGTATGGAGCTTcacaaaagtttaaaacacTTCAGAAAGCAAAACATTTGCGGAGTTTCCTACCCGTTTCTGGCAAGTATGACGGCGACTTTTACATCGCTAAAAAGGTCATAACAGAACTTTTGCTGGAATTGCGATACCCAAGGGTGCTATCATTCAGTGGATATTCTATCTCTGATCTACCAAATTCCATTGGTGAATTAATACATCTAAGGTACCTGAATTTGTCTGGTACTTCGTTGAAAGTGTTGCCTGAATCATTGAGTAACCTTTGCAATTTACAAACACTACGTTTGCGCGACTGCTGGGGGCTGATTAACTTACCGGTGGGTATTAGAAAATTAATTAACCTGCGCCATCTTGAAAATTTCAATACTAGTCAATTGCATGAGATGCCTTCAGGGATTGATCAGTTGACGAGCTTGCAGACACTATCCAAAGTGGTTGTGAGCAAAAATGGTGGGTTCAGGCTGAATGACTTGGGGAACTTGTCCTTACTGGCAGGGTCACTCGCCATTTTGGAGTTGCAAAATGTTACGAATGTTCAAGAAGCACGGGATGCCAATTTGAAGAACAAGAGGGACCTTGATAACATAGTATTGGCATGGAATAGTGAATATGATGGTTCTCTGAGTAAAGTTCTTCAACAAGATTTGCTTGAGGCACTACGACCACACACAAACCTAACGAGTCTTGAAATTGAGTTCTATAAGGGAGACAAATTCTCTTCCTGGGTGGGGGATTCTTCATTTACTAAATTAGAAGAAGTAAGCCTCAGAGGTTGTACACACTGCAAGTGTTTACCATCACTCGGGCAATTGCCTGCGCTCAAGGATTTGAGCATTCAAACCATGCTTGAGGTGAAGGCAGTAGGTACGGAGCTATGTGGCAAAGATTGCTCTTGGGAATTTTCCTTTCCATTGCTTGAAAGTCTAACATTTGATGACATGCCAGAATGGGAGGAATGGACTTGCTTAAGTTCAGCAGGAGAGAACGAATGCCACTTCCCTCTGCTCCAAAAGCTCTGTATAAGTAGATGCCCAAAGTTGAAAAGCATTCCTGTTTTGCAGCTTCCTTCACTCTCTGAACTAAAGTTGCAAAAGTGCTCGGTGGGAATTGCAAAATGTTTATACAATTTGACCTCATTAAACAATTTGGATTTTCGGCAGATTATAGGGCTTGCATCCCTCGAGGATGCGTTCATGCAGTTCCCATCAGGCCTTGAAGATATCACATTACGTGAGTGCCATCAACTGAAGAATTTGTGGGGCTCAAGTAATACTGTAAACCTTGTGCAGCTAAAATCTTTAGTTGTTTCAGAATGTTCACAGCTTTCATCCTTGGAGGAGCTTGCTGTTTTACCCATGCTTAAATATCTTAAGATAGAAAGTTGCAGTGCTCTCCTGTCTTTGCCTACATTATCTGGTCTTAACACATTGGAAATAAGCAGTTGCTCAGCCCTCAGTTGCTTGCCAATGGACAAGTTGCTCCTCCCTCAGCTTAGGAATCTTGGGATCAGACATTGCCAGAAACTGAACCTTACTCCGGAGATTGTCATAGAGGACACTAGCACATCGATTGAGAGTCTGGAAATCGTTGGCTGCCCATGTCTGAATTTGAGAACAATGCTTGGTTCAGTCTACAGTTTTGCAAGTCTCCGGTTTTTGGATATTAGGGATTGTGATTATGATCTGGATCAATTGCCCACTCCAAGTTTGGAACGTCTTTCCTTGTGCAGATGCAAAAATGTTAGTTACTTGCCCAGTGGTTTGGGACGACTAAGATCTCTGTTGTTGTATTCTTGTTCAAGTCCTTTGTTATTTCCACAAGGAGATTTTCCTCCCACTCTGAAGTTTCTTGACATAGAGGCAGGAGAAAACTTACAGCTGAAGCCCCTGTCAGAATGGGGACTCAACAGACTCACGTTTCTTGAAAGGTTCTACATCCGTGGTGGATATCCAGGGCTGGAATCATTTTCTGGTAGTGGTGATGATGGATTGGCTTTGCTTCCTCCGACTCTTAGGTCCGTCGCCATTGGTGACTTGCGAAATCTGAAATCGCTCTCCACGTTCTTGCGAGGTCTTACAGCTCTTCGATATCTGCATATCTTTAACTGCCCCGAGCTTGGATCCCTACCAAAGGAATCGCTGCGTAATCCGCTTCAAACTCTAGTAATTAATAAATGCCCACTTCTTGAGAAAAGGTGTTTGATGGATAGAGGAGACTACTGGCCCATGATTGAAGACATTCCCTGTGTGGAAATACGCAGTGATGGCATCAA ATCGGGTTCGATGCACTTTTTTTCTTATCATTCTGATTAA
- the LOC113732349 gene encoding putative disease resistance RPP13-like protein 1 isoform X3: MRIAVKHWLDDLQDLAYDMDDVIDEFSTEACRRKLMEAHGSTSKVRKAKIPSCCTNFSVKDYKFNRKMAPKVDEITRRLESMKEQIKILHLAETVAKRPNKNRDRLPSTSLVESYVYGRENDKEELLKLLLSNESSDDQVVVIPIVGMGGVGKTTLAQMVYNDDRVNEFFDSKAWACVSDDFDIVGVTKTILKAITRGGCDYEDLNMVQVKLSEALTRKRFLIVLDDVWNEKYEDWDILRRPFLVGSSGSKIIVTTRHHRVASVMSSTAGYSLKELTDDESLWLLARHALGRTNFDRHPNLEGIGRSIVRKCKNLPLAVKTLGGLLRARSTPDEWTDILNSEIWEIKEDQSDILPALRLSYYHLPAHLKPCFAYCSIFPKDYEFDKYELVLLWMAEGFLEESKASDLMEDTGDNYFKELLMRSFFQQSSSASSRFVMHDLINDLARYVAGDFCSRLTDDLEENIKCTILDKVRYTSFTSSMYGASQKFKTLQKAKHLRSFLPVSGKYDGDFYIAKKVITELLLELRYPRVLSFSGYSISDLPNSIGELIHLRYLNLSGTSLKVLPESLSNLCNLQTLRLRDCWGLINLPVGIRKLINLRHLENFNTSQLHEMPSGIDQLTSLQTLSKVVVSKNGGFRLNDLGNLSLLAGSLAILELQNVTNVQEARDANLKNKRDLDNIVLAWNSEYDGSLSKVLQQDLLEALRPHTNLTSLEIEFYKGDKFSSWVGDSSFTKLEEVSLRGCTHCKCLPSLGQLPALKDLSIQTMLEVKAVGTELCGKDCSWEFSFPLLESLTFDDMPEWEEWTCLSSAGENECHFPLLQKLCISRCPKLKSIPVLQLPSLSELKLQKCSVGIAKCLYNLTSLNNLDFRQIIGLASLEDAFMQFPSGLEDITLRECHQLKNLWGSSNTVNLVQLKSLVVSECSQLSSLEELAVLPMLKYLKIESCSALLSLPTLSGLNTLEISSCSALSCLPMDKLLLPQLRNLGIRHCQKLNLTPEIVIEDTSTSIESLEIVGCPCLNLRTMLGSVYSFASLRFLDIRDCDYDLDQLPTPSLERLSLCRCKNVSYLPSGLGRLRSLLLYSCSSPLLFPQGDFPPTLKFLDIEAGENLQLKPLSEWGLNRLTFLERFYIRGGYPGLESFSGSGDDGLALLPPTLRSVAIGDLRNLKSLSTFLRGLTALRYLHIFNCPELGSLPKESLRNPLQTLVINKCPLLEKRCLMDRGDYWPMIEDIPCVEIRSDGIKSGSMHFFSYHSD, encoded by the exons ATGAGGATTGCTGTGAAGCACTGGCTAGATGATCTTCAGGATTTGGCATATGATATGGATGATGTGATCGACGAATTCTCCACTGAAGCTTGTCGAAGAAAGTTGATGGAAGCTCATGGCTCTACTAGCAAGGTAAGAAAGGCTAAAATCCCTTCCTGTTGTACAAATTTTTCTGTTAAAGATTATAAGTTCAACAGAAAAATGGCTCCCAAGGTGGATGAAATAACTAGAAGATTGGAGAGCATGAAAGAACAAATCAAAATCCTCCATTTGGCAGAGACTGTAGCAAAGAGGCCGAACAAAAATAGGGATAGATTGCCATCAACTTCCTTGGTGGAGTCTTATGTTTATGGTCGAGAGAATGACAAAGAAGAGCTGCTGAAATTGCTCCTTTCAAATGAATCGAGTGATGATCAAGTGGTTGTGATACCAATTGTTGGCATGGGAGGGGTTGGTAAAACAACTCTTGCTCAAATGGTGTACAATGATGACAGAGTCAACGAATTTTTCGATTCCAAGGCTTGGGCTTGTGTTTCAGATGATTTTGACATTGTTGGGGTAACAAAGACAATCCTTAAAGCAATCACACGAGGTGGCTGTGATTATGAGGATCTGAATATGGTTCAAGTGAAACTGAGTGAGGCCTTGACCAGGAAGAGGTTTCTAATTGTTTTAGATGATGTTTGGAATGAAAAATACGAGGACTGGGACATCCTGCGCCGCCCATTTCTAGTTGGTTCATCTGGGAGCAAGATAATTGTCACCACTCGGCATCATAGGGTGGCATCAGTAATGTCTTCCACTGCTGGATATAGTCTGAAGGAGTTGACAGATGATGAAAGCTTATGGTTACTGGCAAGACATGCACTAGGAAGGACAAATTTTGACAGGCACCCCAATCTAGAAGGCATTGGTAGGAGTATTGTAAGGAAATGTAAGAACTTGCCCTTGGCCGTGAAGACTCTTGGAGGGCTGTTGCGTGCTAGATCGACCCCAGATGAATGGACGGATATACTGAACAGTGAGATATGGGAAATAAAAGAGGATCAAAGTGATATTCTTCCAGCACTAAGATTAAGCTATTATCATCTTCCTGCCCATCTAAAACCGTGCTTTGCTTACTGCTCCATATTTCCCAAGGACTATGAGTTTGACAAATATGAGCTTGTATTGCTCTGGATGGCAGAGGGTTTTCTCGAGGAATCAAAAGCAAGTGATCTTATGGAGGACACAGGGGACAATTATTTTAAGGAGCTACTAATGAGGTCCTTCTTCCAGCAGTCAAGTTCCGCTAGTTCACGTTTTGTGATGCATGACCTTATTAACGATCTAGCTAGATATGTTGCTGGAGATTTTTGTTCCAGACTGACAGACGACTTGGAAGAGAACATCAAATGCACGATTCTTGACAAGGTTAGGTACACATCATTCACAAGTTCAATGTATGGAGCTTcacaaaagtttaaaacacTTCAGAAAGCAAAACATTTGCGGAGTTTCCTACCCGTTTCTGGCAAGTATGACGGCGACTTTTACATCGCTAAAAAGGTCATAACAGAACTTTTGCTGGAATTGCGATACCCAAGGGTGCTATCATTCAGTGGATATTCTATCTCTGATCTACCAAATTCCATTGGTGAATTAATACATCTAAGGTACCTGAATTTGTCTGGTACTTCGTTGAAAGTGTTGCCTGAATCATTGAGTAACCTTTGCAATTTACAAACACTACGTTTGCGCGACTGCTGGGGGCTGATTAACTTACCGGTGGGTATTAGAAAATTAATTAACCTGCGCCATCTTGAAAATTTCAATACTAGTCAATTGCATGAGATGCCTTCAGGGATTGATCAGTTGACGAGCTTGCAGACACTATCCAAAGTGGTTGTGAGCAAAAATGGTGGGTTCAGGCTGAATGACTTGGGGAACTTGTCCTTACTGGCAGGGTCACTCGCCATTTTGGAGTTGCAAAATGTTACGAATGTTCAAGAAGCACGGGATGCCAATTTGAAGAACAAGAGGGACCTTGATAACATAGTATTGGCATGGAATAGTGAATATGATGGTTCTCTGAGTAAAGTTCTTCAACAAGATTTGCTTGAGGCACTACGACCACACACAAACCTAACGAGTCTTGAAATTGAGTTCTATAAGGGAGACAAATTCTCTTCCTGGGTGGGGGATTCTTCATTTACTAAATTAGAAGAAGTAAGCCTCAGAGGTTGTACACACTGCAAGTGTTTACCATCACTCGGGCAATTGCCTGCGCTCAAGGATTTGAGCATTCAAACCATGCTTGAGGTGAAGGCAGTAGGTACGGAGCTATGTGGCAAAGATTGCTCTTGGGAATTTTCCTTTCCATTGCTTGAAAGTCTAACATTTGATGACATGCCAGAATGGGAGGAATGGACTTGCTTAAGTTCAGCAGGAGAGAACGAATGCCACTTCCCTCTGCTCCAAAAGCTCTGTATAAGTAGATGCCCAAAGTTGAAAAGCATTCCTGTTTTGCAGCTTCCTTCACTCTCTGAACTAAAGTTGCAAAAGTGCTCGGTGGGAATTGCAAAATGTTTATACAATTTGACCTCATTAAACAATTTGGATTTTCGGCAGATTATAGGGCTTGCATCCCTCGAGGATGCGTTCATGCAGTTCCCATCAGGCCTTGAAGATATCACATTACGTGAGTGCCATCAACTGAAGAATTTGTGGGGCTCAAGTAATACTGTAAACCTTGTGCAGCTAAAATCTTTAGTTGTTTCAGAATGTTCACAGCTTTCATCCTTGGAGGAGCTTGCTGTTTTACCCATGCTTAAATATCTTAAGATAGAAAGTTGCAGTGCTCTCCTGTCTTTGCCTACATTATCTGGTCTTAACACATTGGAAATAAGCAGTTGCTCAGCCCTCAGTTGCTTGCCAATGGACAAGTTGCTCCTCCCTCAGCTTAGGAATCTTGGGATCAGACATTGCCAGAAACTGAACCTTACTCCGGAGATTGTCATAGAGGACACTAGCACATCGATTGAGAGTCTGGAAATCGTTGGCTGCCCATGTCTGAATTTGAGAACAATGCTTGGTTCAGTCTACAGTTTTGCAAGTCTCCGGTTTTTGGATATTAGGGATTGTGATTATGATCTGGATCAATTGCCCACTCCAAGTTTGGAACGTCTTTCCTTGTGCAGATGCAAAAATGTTAGTTACTTGCCCAGTGGTTTGGGACGACTAAGATCTCTGTTGTTGTATTCTTGTTCAAGTCCTTTGTTATTTCCACAAGGAGATTTTCCTCCCACTCTGAAGTTTCTTGACATAGAGGCAGGAGAAAACTTACAGCTGAAGCCCCTGTCAGAATGGGGACTCAACAGACTCACGTTTCTTGAAAGGTTCTACATCCGTGGTGGATATCCAGGGCTGGAATCATTTTCTGGTAGTGGTGATGATGGATTGGCTTTGCTTCCTCCGACTCTTAGGTCCGTCGCCATTGGTGACTTGCGAAATCTGAAATCGCTCTCCACGTTCTTGCGAGGTCTTACAGCTCTTCGATATCTGCATATCTTTAACTGCCCCGAGCTTGGATCCCTACCAAAGGAATCGCTGCGTAATCCGCTTCAAACTCTAGTAATTAATAAATGCCCACTTCTTGAGAAAAGGTGTTTGATGGATAGAGGAGACTACTGGCCCATGATTGAAGACATTCCCTGTGTGGAAATACGCAGTGATGGCATCAA ATCGGGTTCGATGCACTTTTTTTCTTATCATTCTGATTAA